The Agromyces mariniharenae genome includes a window with the following:
- a CDS encoding SRPBCC domain-containing protein yields the protein MAVTSDIAPDEPGLLLEFHEVYDTDPDDLWQAITTPERLARFMAVHRGEFRLGGRWQAFGTDGTVYCDGEVTACDRPHGFTTTWTVVGEPPSLLTVALEPDGERTRLHIRHEHVTQPEYGPGWHAYLEALSRHLAEPDAPRDRDAWVRRFGELAPAYEERFAALGVSGGVAED from the coding sequence ATGGCCGTGACGAGCGACATCGCCCCCGATGAGCCCGGGCTGCTGCTCGAGTTCCACGAGGTGTACGACACCGACCCCGACGACCTGTGGCAGGCGATCACGACGCCCGAGCGCCTCGCGCGCTTCATGGCCGTGCACCGAGGCGAGTTCCGGCTGGGCGGCCGGTGGCAGGCGTTCGGGACGGACGGCACGGTCTACTGCGACGGCGAGGTCACCGCATGCGACCGGCCGCACGGCTTCACGACGACCTGGACCGTCGTCGGCGAGCCGCCGAGCCTGCTGACCGTGGCGCTCGAACCCGATGGCGAGCGCACCCGCCTGCACATCCGGCACGAGCACGTGACGCAGCCCGAGTACGGGCCCGGCTGGCACGCCTACCTCGAGGCGCTCTCCCGGCACCTCGCCGAGCCCGACGCACCGCGCGACCGCGACGCGTGGGTCCGCCGCTTCGGCGAGCTCGCGCCGGCCTACGAGGAGCGATTCGCAGCGCTCGGCGTCTCGGGAGGCGTCGCGGAGGACTGA
- a CDS encoding ArsR/SmtB family transcription factor, with amino-acid sequence MHAFDVLGDPVRRRILDLLAGGETSAGEVVDVVGEEFGITQPAVSRQLRILREHGFATVRPDGARRLYSIDPGGLDDADRQLERYRTMWTAGLAALHTEVARGKRSRRAAAGRAPREEP; translated from the coding sequence GTGCACGCGTTCGACGTCCTCGGCGACCCGGTGCGCCGCCGCATCCTCGACCTCCTGGCCGGCGGCGAGACGAGCGCGGGTGAGGTCGTCGACGTGGTGGGCGAAGAGTTCGGCATCACCCAGCCCGCCGTGTCGCGGCAGCTGCGCATCCTGCGCGAGCACGGCTTCGCCACCGTGCGGCCCGATGGCGCGCGCCGGCTCTACTCCATCGATCCCGGTGGACTCGACGACGCCGACCGCCAGCTCGAGCGCTACCGCACGATGTGGACCGCGGGGCTCGCGGCGTTGCACACCGAGGTCGCCCGCGGCAAGCGCAGCCGTCGCGCCGCCGCGGGGCGCGCCCCACGAGAGGAGCCATGA